One genomic segment of Ipomoea triloba cultivar NCNSP0323 chromosome 9, ASM357664v1 includes these proteins:
- the LOC116030886 gene encoding cyclin-U2-1-like produces the protein MASPENSISPRKLRDDLYMYTYQQDSNTPLVISVLASLMERILARNERIAKSFTNWGLPNPKDARTRVFEWHETPDMSIQSYLERIFRYTRAGPSVYVVSYVYIDRFSHLYPDFRITAKNVHRLLITTIMLASKYVEDMSYRNAYFARVGGLTTKEMNRLEIEFLFLMGFKMHVNLSVFHSYCRHLEREVSIGGGYQIERTLRCAEQIKSKQTHHNTRYADTTHRLLL, from the exons ATGGCCTCTCCTGAAAACTCAATTTCTCCAAGAAAGCTTAGGGATGATCTCTACATGTACACATACCAACAAGATTCAAACACCCCACTAGTGATCTCAGTCCTTGCTTCTTTAATGGAGAGGATCCTAGCCAGGAATGAGAGAATCGCCAAGAGTTTCACCAATTGGGGTCTCCCAAACCCAAAGGATGCGAGAACAAGGGTATTTGAGTGGCATGAAACCCCAGACATGAGCATCCAATCATATCTGGAGAGGATTTTCAGGTACACCAGAGCTGGACCATCAGTCTATGTGGTTTCCTATGTCTACATAGACAGGTTCTCCCACCTCTACCCCGACTTCAGAATCACTGCCAAAAATGTTCACAGGCTCCTCATCACCACCATCATGTTGGCTTCTAAATATGTTGAAGACAT GAGTTACAGAAATGCTTACTTTGCAAGAGTGGGTGGCTTGACAACAAAGGAGATGAACAGATTGGAGATTGAAtttttgttccttatgggaTTCAAAATGCATGTGAACCTAAGTGTGTTCCACAGCTATTGCCGCCATTTGGAAAGAGAAGTGAGCATCGGAGGAGGGTATCAAATTGAAAGGACTTTAAGATGTGCTGAACAAATCAAATCCAAACAAACACACCATAATACACGATATGCCGACACCACACATCGTCTATTGTTGTAA